A stretch of Octopus bimaculoides isolate UCB-OBI-ISO-001 chromosome 23, ASM119413v2, whole genome shotgun sequence DNA encodes these proteins:
- the LOC106879640 gene encoding filaggrin, translating into MATRQPLTLVLAVVCSIVCYCGVSVIAGPVTFEDAFNSSRYPFSFKKSENNPDQNSAEVYDNPSVQRNWRRSGRLPDRVRGQHLNQRNRAQNGGQDSGQQNGNSDQRRQQSSLRRPFSIRRDFGRDSLRYEGGRRHEYNSRRDYDERQYGGERGDYERVNYDGYEEGPYDGDGHNRGGHHGGRHHGGGHHGGMHHGRGHHGGRHHGGHHREERPYGGHRGEGHNRGSLHGEGNHGGGHHRGGPYGGGHHGGDHHGGGHHGEGHHRGGHHGGHRHGEGDNGGHHGGHHNGGCHHGGYHDGGSICYRRSNRRNRYPSYQRDHSDDWRSYDPHCGVKGMVLGQHCTQNYEWAVIPPPPYDREMTKFYDAEESQPPPTDDASDHPRRRLPRSVRYFGSKTY; encoded by the exons ATGGCGACCAGACAGCCTTTAACGCTTGTTTTAGCTGTCGTCTGCTCGATCGTCTGCTATTGTGGAGTCTCAGTTATCGCTGGGCCTGTTACTTTTGAAGACGCCTTTAATTCATCCAGATATCCTTTCAG tTTTAAGAAATCGGAAAACAATCCTGATCAGAACTCTGCAGAAGTATACGATAATCCAAGCGTTCAACGAAATTGGCGACGTTCTGGACGGCTTCCCGACCGCGTCAGAGGTCAGCATTTGAACCAGCGAAATAGAGCTCAAAACGGTGGACAAGATTCTGGCCAACAGAATGGAAATTCCGATCAGCGACGCCAGCAAAGCTCTCTTCGGCGGCCTTTCAGCATCCGACGCGATTTTGGACGAGATAGCCTTAGATACGAAGGTGGACGTCGGCATGAGTATAATTCTAGACGAGATTACGATGAACGTCAGTACGGAGGTGAGCGTGGAGATTATGAGCGAGTTAACTATGATGGTTATGAGGAAGGGCCTTACGATGGAGACGGGCACAATCGAGGTGGCCATCATGGAGGCCGCCATCATGGAGGTGGCCACCATGGAGGAATGCATCATGGACGAGGTCACCATGGAGGGAGACATCATGGCGGTCACCATCGTGAGGAGCGACCTTATGGAGGTCACCGTGGAGAAGGGCATAATAGGGGAAGCCTTCATGGGGAGGGCAACCATGGAGGAGGTCACCATAGAGGTGGTCCCTATGGAGGAGGTCACCATGGAGGAGATCATCATGGAGGAGGTCACCATGGAGAAGGTCACCATAGAGGAGGTCACCATGGAGGTCACCGTCATGGGGAGGGCGACAATGGAGGCCATCATGGCGGTCACCACAATGGAGGCTGCCATCATGGCGGTTATCATGATGGAGGTAGCATTTGCTATCGTCGGAGCAACCGACGAAACAGATACCCTAGCTATCAACGCGACCACTCTGACGATTGGCGCAGCTATGATCCACACTGTGGCGTGAAAGGAATGGTATTGGGCCAGCACTGCACACAGAACTACGAATGGGCCGTCATCCCACCACCACCTTACGATAGAGAAATGACGAAATTCTATGATGCAGAGGAATCCCAGCCGCCACCAACTGATGACGCGAGTGATCATCCGAGGAGGAGGCTTCCAAGAAGTGTCAGGTATTTTGGTTCCAAAACATAttga